A single region of the Leisingera thetidis genome encodes:
- a CDS encoding Hint domain-containing protein — MKPFGNAALRAQLAMRGQAQPRRLYQGSQNISLLRGTMVLTREGARAAQALAAGDSIITRTQGMARIEAVRSRRAMLQAVSFRAGSLGGTRADSDLTVPWDQRILVRDWRAKAMFGQPQAVVPAYELVDGEFIRDLGLQMMDLTILEFSRPHVIYAGGMELAAAAAPDEDLRPAA, encoded by the coding sequence ATGAAACCGTTTGGCAATGCGGCCCTGCGCGCGCAATTGGCAATGCGCGGCCAGGCACAGCCCCGGCGGCTGTACCAGGGCAGCCAGAACATCAGTCTTTTGCGCGGTACCATGGTGCTGACCCGCGAGGGCGCGCGCGCGGCGCAGGCGCTGGCAGCAGGTGACAGCATCATCACCCGCACCCAGGGCATGGCCCGGATCGAGGCAGTGAGGTCCCGGCGGGCGATGCTGCAGGCAGTCAGCTTCCGTGCAGGCTCCCTTGGCGGCACCCGGGCGGACAGCGACCTGACTGTTCCCTGGGACCAGCGGATCCTGGTCCGCGACTGGCGGGCCAAGGCGATGTTCGGCCAGCCGCAGGCCGTGGTGCCGGCCTATGAGCTGGTGGATGGCGAATTCATCCGCGACCTGGGGCTGCAGATGATGGATTTGACCATCCTGGAATTCTCCCGCCCGCATGTGATCTATGCCGGCGGCATGGAACTGGCCGCAGCCGCTGCGCCGGACGAAGACTTGCGCCCGGCAGCCTGA
- a CDS encoding NAD(P)H-hydrate dehydratase — protein MTVLLTAAQMRAIEQAAIEAGEVTGLELMERAGQGVVEAIFEEWPELAEERGAGPSRSPEYLGKEEGARRAVVLCGPGNNGGDGFVVARLLKERGWEVDVFLYGDPGKLPPDAKVNYERWREIGGVSEWDDKGIRDAYEGDEVSQFLVIDALFGTGLTRKMPDDTDEAWNGFMPTPLIVDAHEPGEDRFVAIDFPSGICSDSGRDFGALPTHLTVTFHSAKIGHHMSQDCGNYGGSKGCGKLKVMPLGLPQVSPKGCVELLDRRKGNLQKRYTGHKYSHGHALILSGGAGKTGAARLAARGALRIGAGLVTVGSPRSAMFENAANLTAIMLRQIDGAHGLAELLEDDRLSAICLGPGMGRGADTQAMVFAALKEKRATVLDADALTRFELKPEALFEALHENCVLTPHGGEFAKLFPDLAEKLNAPAATGSAFSKVDATREAAKRAGCVVLFKGPDTVIAAPDGRCSVNSAHYERSAPWLATAGSGDVLAGFITGLMARGFSPMQAAETAAYIHVECALEFGPGLIAEDLPEQIPAVFRRLGL, from the coding sequence ATGACCGTACTGCTGACCGCGGCCCAGATGCGGGCCATCGAGCAGGCCGCCATCGAGGCCGGCGAGGTGACCGGGCTGGAGCTGATGGAACGGGCCGGGCAGGGGGTGGTCGAGGCCATTTTCGAGGAATGGCCGGAGCTGGCAGAAGAGCGAGGGGCCGGCCCCTCGCGCTCCCCGGAGTATTTGGGCAAAGAAGAAGGGGCGCGCCGGGCGGTGGTTCTGTGCGGGCCGGGCAACAACGGCGGCGACGGCTTTGTGGTCGCGCGGCTGTTGAAGGAGCGCGGCTGGGAGGTGGATGTGTTCCTTTACGGCGATCCGGGCAAGCTGCCGCCGGATGCGAAGGTGAATTATGAGCGGTGGCGGGAGATCGGAGGTGTCAGTGAATGGGATGATAAAGGTATCCGGGATGCTTACGAAGGAGATGAAGTAAGCCAGTTTCTCGTGATTGACGCCTTGTTCGGAACCGGGTTGACGCGGAAAATGCCCGATGACACGGATGAAGCTTGGAATGGCTTTATGCCAACCCCACTGATTGTGGATGCCCATGAACCCGGCGAAGACCGTTTCGTGGCAATTGACTTTCCCAGCGGTATTTGCAGCGACAGCGGGCGAGACTTTGGCGCGCTTCCAACCCATCTAACCGTTACTTTTCATAGTGCCAAAATTGGCCATCATATGAGCCAGGATTGCGGTAATTACGGTGGGTCGAAGGGCTGCGGGAAGCTCAAAGTTATGCCACTAGGGTTGCCCCAAGTTTCCCCCAAAGGCTGCGTCGAGTTGCTTGACCGTCGAAAAGGCAATCTGCAAAAGAGATATACAGGCCACAAGTATTCCCACGGCCACGCCCTCATCCTCTCCGGCGGGGCGGGCAAAACCGGTGCCGCCCGGCTTGCCGCCCGCGGCGCGCTGCGGATTGGCGCCGGGCTGGTCACCGTCGGCTCGCCGCGCTCGGCGATGTTTGAGAACGCCGCCAACCTGACCGCCATCATGCTGCGGCAGATCGATGGCGCGCACGGGCTGGCGGAACTGCTGGAGGACGACCGGCTCAGCGCAATCTGCCTTGGCCCCGGCATGGGCCGCGGTGCGGATACCCAGGCGATGGTCTTTGCCGCGCTGAAAGAAAAGCGGGCAACGGTGCTGGATGCCGATGCGCTCACGCGGTTTGAGCTGAAGCCCGAGGCGCTGTTTGAGGCGCTGCACGAGAACTGCGTGCTGACTCCGCATGGCGGCGAATTCGCCAAGCTGTTTCCGGATTTGGCGGAGAAGCTCAACGCGCCCGCGGCCACCGGCTCCGCCTTTTCCAAGGTGGACGCCACCCGCGAGGCGGCCAAACGCGCGGGCTGCGTGGTATTGTTCAAGGGGCCGGATACGGTGATCGCCGCGCCGGACGGGCGCTGCTCGGTCAACTCGGCCCATTACGAGCGCTCCGCCCCCTGGCTGGCGACCGCCGGATCGGGTGATGTGCTGGCGGGCTTCATCACCGGGCTGATGGCGCGCGGGTTTTCCCCGATGCAGGCGGCGGAAACCGCTGCCTACATCCACGTGGAATGCGCATTGGAGTTCGGCCCCGGCCTGATTGCCGAGGACCTGCCGGAGCAGATCCCTGCCGTGTTCCGCAGGCTGGGACTGTAA